Proteins encoded in a region of the Paramagnetospirillum magneticum AMB-1 genome:
- a CDS encoding CaiB/BaiF CoA transferase family protein, with product MRALDDILVLDLSRVLAGPWCTQMLSDLGAKVIKVEKPGAGDDTRGWGPPFLTDPATEEKGDAAYYLAANRGKHSVTIDMATPEGQELIRHLAAKADVLVENYKLGGLKKYGLDYDALKAVNPRLVYCSITGFGQTGPYAPRAGYDFMIQAMGGMMSVTGEKDALPGGGPQKAGIAIADLSTGLHAVIAILAALNQRHRTGRGQYIDLGLLDVQVSMMSNQAQTYLVGGKAPARAGNGHAAIVPYQAFPTQDGHLIIAVGNDGQFAKLAEVLGHPEWAADQRFILNRSRVEHREVLVPLLEAETRRFPSAHLLDALERRQIPCGPINTMDKVFDDPQAQARNLRQEVPHALAGTVPTVASPLRLSDSPVIYDRGPPLLGEHTEVVLGDLLGLDAPAVEALRAKGVV from the coding sequence ATGCGGGCTTTGGACGACATCCTGGTCCTCGATCTTTCCCGGGTCCTGGCCGGTCCCTGGTGCACCCAGATGCTGTCCGATCTCGGTGCAAAGGTGATCAAGGTGGAAAAGCCCGGTGCCGGCGACGACACAAGGGGCTGGGGGCCGCCCTTCCTGACCGATCCCGCCACAGAGGAAAAGGGGGACGCCGCCTATTATCTGGCGGCCAACCGGGGCAAGCATTCGGTGACCATCGACATGGCGACGCCCGAAGGCCAGGAACTGATCCGCCATCTGGCCGCCAAGGCCGACGTGCTGGTGGAAAACTACAAGCTGGGCGGCCTCAAGAAATACGGCCTGGATTACGACGCCCTCAAGGCGGTCAATCCCCGGCTGGTCTATTGCTCCATCACCGGCTTCGGCCAGACCGGCCCCTATGCGCCGCGCGCCGGCTACGACTTCATGATCCAGGCCATGGGCGGCATGATGAGCGTCACCGGCGAGAAGGATGCCCTGCCCGGCGGTGGGCCGCAGAAGGCGGGCATCGCCATCGCCGACCTGTCCACCGGCCTGCATGCGGTGATCGCCATCCTGGCGGCCCTCAACCAGCGCCACCGCACCGGGCGCGGCCAGTATATCGACCTGGGCCTGCTGGACGTGCAGGTCTCCATGATGTCCAACCAGGCCCAGACCTATCTGGTGGGCGGCAAGGCCCCGGCCCGGGCGGGCAACGGCCACGCCGCCATCGTGCCCTATCAGGCGTTTCCCACCCAGGACGGCCACCTGATCATCGCGGTGGGCAATGACGGCCAGTTCGCCAAGCTGGCCGAGGTGCTGGGCCATCCCGAATGGGCGGCGGACCAGCGGTTCATCCTCAACCGCTCGCGCGTCGAGCACCGCGAGGTGCTGGTCCCCCTGCTGGAGGCCGAGACCCGGCGCTTCCCCTCGGCCCACTTGCTGGACGCCCTGGAGCGCCGCCAGATTCCGTGCGGCCCCATCAACACCATGGACAAGGTGTTCGACGACCCCCAGGCCCAGGCCCGCAATCTGCGGCAAGAGGTTCCCCACGCCCTGGCCGGCACCGTTCCCACCGTGGCCAGCCCGCTGCGCCTGTCGGACTCGCCCGTCATCTACGACCGGGGGCCGCCGCTGCTGGGCGAGCACACGGAGGTGGTCCTGGGCGATCTGCTGGGCCTGGACGCCCCGGCCGTGGAAGCCTTGCGCGCCAAAGGCGTGGTGTAG
- a CDS encoding PaaI family thioesterase: protein MSTDLLDGEPRSGFQELLGYHLAEWTEDRAVLELTVERKHCNRAGLVHGGVLATLIDTSCGFAATFCPHPGRVRRCVTLQLTTSFTGQARHGLLRAIAHKKAGGSRIVFCSSEVFDDSGKLVAMGEGTFRYRTGSETPEGVAL, encoded by the coding sequence ATGAGCACTGATCTGCTGGACGGCGAGCCCCGATCGGGCTTTCAGGAATTGCTGGGCTACCACCTGGCCGAATGGACCGAGGACCGCGCGGTGCTCGAGTTGACCGTCGAGCGCAAACACTGCAACCGCGCCGGTCTGGTGCATGGCGGCGTGCTGGCCACCCTGATCGACACCTCCTGCGGGTTCGCCGCCACGTTCTGCCCCCACCCCGGACGGGTGCGTCGCTGCGTCACCCTGCAGTTGACAACCAGCTTCACCGGCCAGGCCCGCCACGGCCTGCTGCGCGCCATCGCCCACAAAAAGGCCGGAGGCAGCCGCATCGTGTTCTGCTCGTCCGAGGTCTTCGACGACAGCGGCAAGCTGGTCGCCATGGGCGAAGGTACCTTCCGCTACCGCACGGGCAGCGAAACGCCGGAGGGAGTGGCGCTGTGA
- a CDS encoding NAD(P)H-dependent flavin oxidoreductase: protein MTALFQTRITELFGLRLPVLAGGLQWLATPDYVAAAAQAGICGFITAASYEDIADLRTAIRRCRDLSEGKPFGVNVSMLPKLVQGERTQAVFDLIVEENVRFVETSGRNPAAYLPALKAAGITVVHKVPAVKYALKAEAEGVDAVAVVGAECGGHPGMDMVGTMVQANVAAAKLSIPLLVGGGIGTGAHLVAALALGADGVVVGTRFLVAEEIWAHADYKQKLIEADETETTLILSSLRNTARVLRNEATATVQALESNGAGIEALMPHISGKVGREAYRTGDWSKAALSVGQSVAFADRIEPLAAIIARFEDEARAALARLKGLSEP from the coding sequence ATGACCGCCCTCTTCCAAACCCGCATCACCGAACTGTTCGGTCTCCGCCTGCCGGTGCTGGCCGGCGGGCTGCAGTGGCTGGCCACCCCCGATTACGTGGCCGCTGCCGCCCAGGCGGGCATCTGCGGTTTCATCACGGCGGCCAGCTACGAGGACATCGCCGATCTGCGGACCGCCATCCGCCGCTGCCGCGACCTGTCCGAGGGCAAGCCGTTCGGGGTCAACGTCTCCATGCTGCCCAAGCTGGTGCAGGGCGAGCGGACGCAAGCCGTCTTTGACCTGATCGTCGAGGAGAATGTCCGCTTCGTCGAGACCTCCGGCCGCAACCCGGCGGCCTACCTGCCCGCGTTGAAGGCGGCGGGCATCACCGTGGTGCACAAGGTGCCGGCGGTGAAATACGCGCTCAAGGCCGAGGCCGAAGGCGTCGACGCCGTGGCCGTGGTGGGTGCCGAATGCGGCGGCCATCCCGGCATGGACATGGTCGGTACCATGGTGCAGGCCAATGTGGCGGCGGCCAAGCTGTCCATTCCGCTGCTGGTGGGCGGCGGCATCGGCACCGGCGCCCATCTGGTGGCCGCCCTGGCCCTGGGCGCCGATGGCGTGGTGGTGGGCACCCGCTTCCTGGTGGCCGAGGAGATCTGGGCCCATGCCGACTACAAGCAGAAGCTGATCGAGGCCGACGAGACCGAGACCACCCTGATCCTGTCATCCTTGCGCAACACCGCCCGCGTGCTGCGCAACGAGGCGACCGCCACGGTGCAGGCGCTGGAATCCAATGGGGCCGGCATCGAGGCGCTGATGCCCCACATTTCCGGCAAGGTGGGCCGCGAGGCCTATCGCACCGGCGACTGGAGCAAAGCCGCCCTGTCGGTGGGCCAGTCGGTGGCCTTCGCCGACCGCATCGAGCCCCTGGCCGCCATCATCGCCCGCTTCGAGGATGAAGCGCGGGCGGCTCTGGCCCGGCTGAAGGGGTTGTCGGAGCCATGA
- a CDS encoding acyl-CoA dehydrogenase family protein has protein sequence MIRDQEILNQLLDTLSRFVRERLVPNEERIAEDDALPAEIIAEMKDLGLFGLSIPEEYGGLGLTMEEEVLCAFEIGQTSPAFRSIFGTNNGIGSQGIIIDGTEEQKQKYLPRLATGELIASFALTEPNAGSDAASLRTTARKDGDHYIVNGTKRFITNAPEASIFTLMARTDPNNKGAGGISAFIVEADSPGLSLGKIDKKMGQKGAHTCDVIFEDVRVPAANIIGGIEGQGFKTAMKVLDRGRLHISATCVGVSERLIRDSVKYAAERVQFGKPIGEFQLVQAMLADSRTEAYAARCMVLDAARKKDQGINVSTEAACCKMFASEAVGRIADRAVQVHGGAGYISDYGIERFYRDVRLFRIYEGTTQIQQLVIARNMLKDIA, from the coding sequence ATGATCCGTGACCAGGAAATCCTCAACCAACTCCTCGACACCCTGTCGCGCTTCGTGCGCGAACGCCTGGTGCCCAACGAGGAGCGCATCGCCGAGGACGATGCCCTTCCCGCCGAAATCATCGCCGAGATGAAGGATCTCGGCCTGTTCGGCCTGTCCATCCCCGAGGAATACGGCGGGTTGGGCCTGACCATGGAAGAAGAGGTGCTGTGCGCCTTCGAGATCGGCCAGACCTCGCCGGCCTTCCGCTCCATCTTCGGCACCAATAATGGCATCGGCTCGCAGGGCATCATCATCGACGGCACCGAGGAGCAGAAGCAGAAATACCTGCCCCGCCTGGCCACCGGCGAGCTGATCGCCTCCTTCGCGCTGACCGAGCCCAATGCCGGCTCCGACGCCGCCAGCCTGCGCACCACGGCGCGCAAGGACGGCGACCATTACATCGTCAACGGCACCAAGCGCTTCATCACCAACGCGCCGGAAGCCTCCATCTTCACCCTGATGGCCCGCACCGATCCCAACAACAAGGGCGCCGGCGGCATCTCGGCCTTCATCGTCGAGGCCGATTCCCCCGGCCTGTCCTTGGGCAAGATCGACAAGAAGATGGGCCAGAAGGGCGCCCATACCTGCGACGTGATCTTCGAGGACGTGCGCGTGCCGGCCGCCAACATCATCGGCGGCATCGAGGGCCAGGGCTTCAAGACCGCCATGAAGGTGCTGGACCGCGGCCGCCTGCACATCTCGGCCACCTGCGTCGGCGTGTCGGAGCGCCTGATCAGGGACAGCGTCAAATACGCCGCCGAGCGGGTGCAGTTCGGCAAGCCCATCGGCGAGTTCCAGCTGGTCCAGGCCATGCTGGCCGATTCCCGGACCGAGGCCTATGCGGCGCGCTGCATGGTGCTGGACGCGGCCCGCAAGAAGGACCAGGGCATCAACGTCTCCACCGAGGCGGCCTGCTGCAAGATGTTCGCCTCGGAAGCGGTGGGCCGCATCGCCGACCGCGCCGTGCAGGTCCATGGCGGCGCCGGCTATATCTCCGATTACGGCATCGAGCGCTTCTACCGCGACGTCCGCCTGTTCCGCATCTACGAGGGCACCACCCAGATCCAGCAACTGGTCATCGCCCGCAACATGCTGAAGGACATCGCCTGA
- a CDS encoding ABC transporter ATP-binding protein, producing MLLELDGITVAFGGLIAVGDVSFSMAEGDVLGLVGPNGAGKTTLFNAVSGLVRPTRGKAHFLGRDLVAMPIHTRARAGIGRAFQVPQPMHELTVRENLMVASRFATGRVDKQRIEEILDLLKLGHKADSDAATSLALTEQKALEVGKALATNPKLLMLDEVLAGLETAGKRAFMHTLSEVRQRYGLALLIIEHDIETITRLCPRVVVLNFGRLIAEGSPESVFNDPEVIRSYTGGEAA from the coding sequence ATGCTGCTTGAGCTTGACGGCATCACCGTGGCCTTCGGCGGCCTGATCGCGGTGGGCGACGTGTCGTTCTCCATGGCCGAGGGCGACGTGCTCGGTCTGGTCGGCCCCAACGGGGCGGGCAAGACCACCCTGTTCAACGCCGTGTCGGGACTGGTGCGTCCGACCCGGGGCAAGGCCCACTTTCTGGGCCGCGACCTGGTCGCCATGCCCATCCACACCCGCGCCCGCGCCGGCATCGGCCGCGCCTTCCAGGTGCCCCAGCCCATGCACGAACTGACGGTGCGGGAAAACCTGATGGTGGCGTCGCGCTTCGCCACCGGCCGGGTGGACAAGCAGCGGATCGAGGAAATCCTCGACCTCCTGAAGCTGGGCCACAAGGCGGATTCCGACGCCGCCACCTCACTGGCGCTGACCGAGCAGAAGGCCTTGGAGGTGGGCAAGGCCCTGGCCACCAACCCCAAGCTGTTGATGCTCGACGAGGTGCTGGCCGGGCTGGAGACGGCGGGCAAGCGCGCCTTCATGCACACCCTGTCCGAAGTGCGCCAGCGTTACGGCCTCGCCCTTTTGATCATCGAGCACGACATCGAGACCATTACCCGCCTGTGCCCCCGCGTGGTGGTGCTGAACTTCGGCCGTCTGATCGCCGAAGGCAGCCCCGAAAGCGTGTTCAACGACCCCGAAGTCATCAGGAGCTACACCGGTGGCGAAGCTGCTTGA
- a CDS encoding IclR family transcriptional regulator — protein MTDSEETQAEEPQAEGTQDRQFVVALSRGLEVLRCFRANDAMLGNQEIAARTGLPKPTVSRLTYTLTKLGYLVYMDHYSKYKLGTAVLSLGYTALAGMDIRHVARPLMQELADYSDVAVSLGSHDRTSMIYVESCRGKGALTIRLSVGSRIPVATTAMGRAFLAATPEAERTAILDEVKKRHPEDWPRIRQGLERAFREYAARGFTMSVGDWQSDVHAVGVALTNPATGTIVALNCGGAAFLLPRERLEGDLGPRLVAVARKIEAALGRR, from the coding sequence TTGACGGATTCCGAGGAAACTCAGGCCGAAGAGCCCCAGGCCGAGGGGACGCAGGACCGCCAGTTCGTGGTGGCGCTGTCGCGTGGTCTCGAGGTGCTGCGCTGCTTTCGCGCCAACGACGCCATGCTGGGTAACCAGGAGATCGCGGCGCGCACCGGCCTGCCCAAGCCCACCGTGTCGCGCCTAACCTACACCCTGACCAAGCTGGGCTATCTGGTCTATATGGACCACTATTCCAAGTACAAGCTGGGCACCGCCGTGCTGTCGCTGGGCTATACCGCCCTGGCCGGCATGGACATCCGCCATGTGGCCCGCCCGCTGATGCAGGAACTGGCCGATTATTCCGACGTGGCGGTATCGCTGGGCAGCCACGACCGCACCAGCATGATCTACGTGGAATCCTGCCGGGGCAAAGGGGCGCTGACCATCCGCCTGTCGGTGGGCTCGCGCATTCCGGTGGCCACCACCGCCATGGGGCGCGCCTTCCTGGCGGCGACGCCTGAGGCCGAGCGCACCGCCATCCTCGACGAGGTCAAGAAGCGCCACCCCGAGGATTGGCCGCGCATCCGCCAAGGCCTGGAGCGGGCCTTCCGTGAATACGCCGCCCGAGGCTTCACCATGTCGGTGGGCGACTGGCAGAGCGACGTCCACGCCGTGGGCGTGGCGCTGACCAACCCCGCCACAGGCACCATCGTCGCCCTGAATTGCGGCGGCGCGGCCTTCCTGCTGCCGCGCGAGCGCCTGGAAGGCGACCTCGGCCCCCGCCTGGTGGCGGTGGCCCGCAAGATCGAGGCGGCGCTGGGACGCCGCTAA
- a CDS encoding ABC transporter substrate-binding protein, with protein sequence MSKNKLCVSALALSLMLGFGPARAAEFKIGAEIPLSGNLARVGTAMNEGIQVAAEMFNKKNGKHTVKILTVDDESSPAKAVGAVEKLAADGVVAYTGGYGSNIIGPASEAAEKLGKVYITSGGVATELTKRNLKTFFRINSSEGYARALMGMFNEVGIKSVAVVYSTKEATEEVAKMLQTGLGPKGVKVTMHAFDPATNDFKPIIHKIKLQDRPDAIAMIGYENDYVGILRAAKVLKPDIKTIAGVWSLATSKMAAEFPDLMENVSGTSTLSFPAEFTTPEAKEFAETYQKMFNKAPDYLGIFGYVQSKLLFEAVARAADAGTMDKGGIATEMRKTQSDTVIGKVRFDESGDNPEFTHRMGQHQAGKVVLVWPAEAATGKVKYPAVPW encoded by the coding sequence ATGTCCAAGAACAAGCTTTGTGTCTCGGCCCTGGCCCTGTCCCTGATGCTGGGCTTCGGCCCGGCCCGGGCCGCCGAATTCAAGATCGGCGCCGAAATCCCGCTGTCGGGCAATCTGGCCCGGGTGGGCACCGCCATGAACGAGGGCATCCAGGTGGCCGCCGAGATGTTCAACAAGAAGAACGGCAAGCACACGGTCAAGATCCTGACCGTCGATGACGAATCCTCGCCGGCCAAGGCCGTGGGCGCCGTGGAGAAGCTGGCCGCCGACGGCGTGGTCGCCTATACCGGCGGCTATGGCTCCAACATCATCGGCCCGGCCTCGGAAGCCGCCGAGAAGCTGGGCAAGGTCTACATCACCTCGGGCGGCGTCGCCACCGAGCTGACCAAGCGCAACCTCAAGACCTTCTTCCGCATCAACAGCTCGGAAGGTTATGCCCGCGCCCTGATGGGCATGTTCAACGAGGTGGGCATCAAGTCGGTGGCGGTGGTCTATTCCACCAAGGAAGCCACCGAGGAAGTGGCCAAGATGCTGCAGACCGGCCTGGGCCCCAAGGGCGTCAAGGTCACCATGCATGCGTTTGATCCGGCCACCAACGACTTCAAGCCGATCATCCACAAGATCAAGCTGCAGGATCGTCCTGACGCCATCGCCATGATCGGCTACGAGAACGATTACGTGGGCATCCTGCGCGCCGCCAAGGTGTTGAAGCCCGACATCAAGACCATCGCCGGGGTGTGGTCGCTGGCCACCTCCAAGATGGCCGCCGAGTTCCCCGACCTGATGGAGAACGTGTCCGGCACCTCGACCCTGTCCTTCCCGGCCGAGTTCACCACGCCGGAAGCCAAGGAATTCGCCGAGACCTACCAGAAGATGTTCAACAAGGCCCCCGATTACCTGGGCATCTTCGGCTATGTGCAGTCCAAGCTTTTGTTCGAGGCGGTGGCCCGCGCCGCCGATGCCGGCACCATGGACAAGGGCGGCATCGCCACCGAGATGCGCAAGACCCAGTCCGACACGGTCATCGGCAAGGTCCGCTTCGACGAATCCGGCGATAACCCGGAATTCACCCACCGCATGGGCCAGCATCAGGCCGGCAAGGTGGTGCTGGTCTGGCCGGCGGAAGCCGCCACCGGCAAGGTCAAGTATCCGGCCGTGCCGTGGTGA
- a CDS encoding ABC transporter ATP-binding protein yields MAKLLEIESLRAGYGSINVLWDLSLSIEEGKLTCILGPNGGGKTTLLRAIMGLVKTESGRVLYQGRDRTNAPTWDMVADGVAMIPEGRMVFRDMSVADNLLMGAFPKKCRANAPKNLQMVYDMFPRLYERRDQLAGALSGGEAQMLAMGRGLMEEPKLILVDEPSLGLAPVVVDEVMGILDRLKQEGLTIVLVEQNTNKALKIADHVYLVRGGKVVLSETADSVDLGRLHDLYFARDTLHEH; encoded by the coding sequence GTGGCGAAGCTGCTTGAAATCGAATCCCTGAGGGCCGGCTACGGCTCCATCAATGTGCTGTGGGACCTGTCGCTCTCCATCGAGGAAGGCAAGCTGACTTGCATTCTCGGCCCCAATGGCGGCGGCAAGACCACGCTGCTGCGCGCCATCATGGGACTGGTGAAGACCGAAAGTGGCCGCGTCCTCTACCAGGGCCGCGACCGCACCAACGCGCCCACCTGGGACATGGTGGCCGACGGCGTGGCCATGATCCCCGAGGGCCGCATGGTGTTCCGCGACATGAGCGTGGCCGACAACCTGCTGATGGGCGCCTTCCCCAAGAAGTGCCGGGCCAATGCGCCGAAAAACCTTCAGATGGTCTACGACATGTTCCCCCGGCTCTACGAGCGCCGCGACCAGTTGGCCGGCGCGCTATCGGGCGGCGAGGCGCAGATGCTGGCCATGGGGCGCGGCCTGATGGAGGAGCCCAAGCTGATCCTGGTGGACGAGCCGTCGCTGGGCCTCGCCCCCGTGGTGGTCGACGAGGTGATGGGCATCCTCGACCGGCTGAAGCAGGAAGGCCTGACCATCGTCCTGGTGGAGCAGAACACCAACAAGGCCCTGAAGATCGCCGACCACGTCTATCTGGTCAGAGGCGGTAAGGTGGTCTTGTCCGAGACGGCGGATTCGGTGGATCTTGGACGGCTCCACGACCTCTATTTCGCCAGGGACACCCTTCATGAGCACTGA
- a CDS encoding class I adenylate-forming enzyme family protein: protein MRPIADILADLPPRLAQLARQWQRRTPDAPAMIQGETRWSYARLGQAMDEAGALLRGLEVRPGDRVMLVGENCLALVAMILAAGELDAWAAIINARLSEREIDTIRDHCGARRVIYTTDVSAEATAHARRHGAELRASPLLGSFAVGPLNHQCGSEPVEPGNGQVAALIYTSGTTGTPKGVMLPHRNIMFIGAVSGGLRDIGSGDVAYGVLPMSHVFGLASVLVGTLFGGACLHVAPRFAPAQVLADLKAGLTMWNGVPAMFAKFLEHIRLTGAKVEAPALRFLSAGGSPLDPAIKAETEALFGQVLNNGYGLTESAPTICQTRLDAPRSDCSVGHALPGVEVRIVGEGGKDMPDGQVGELWSRGPGTMKGYYRAPDMTREVIDAEGWLNTGDFARRDPDGALFIVGRAKELIIRSGFNVYPAEVEAVFNAHPLVTHSAVVGRPAADGNEEVVAFVQVAPGTELGSAELTEWAAARLAPYKRPGEVVVVGHLPAGATGKILKNRLAEAARNHAYDTL, encoded by the coding sequence ATGCGGCCAATCGCCGATATCCTGGCCGATCTGCCACCCCGGCTGGCCCAGCTGGCGCGGCAGTGGCAGCGGCGGACGCCCGACGCCCCCGCCATGATCCAGGGAGAAACCCGCTGGAGCTATGCCCGGTTGGGACAGGCCATGGACGAGGCCGGGGCGCTGTTGCGCGGCCTGGAGGTGCGTCCGGGCGACCGGGTGATGCTGGTGGGCGAGAACTGCTTGGCTCTGGTGGCCATGATCCTGGCGGCGGGCGAGCTTGACGCCTGGGCGGCCATCATCAATGCGCGGCTGTCGGAGCGCGAGATCGACACCATCCGCGACCATTGCGGCGCCCGGCGGGTGATCTACACCACCGACGTCTCGGCCGAGGCCACCGCCCATGCCCGGCGGCATGGGGCGGAGCTTCGCGCCTCGCCCCTCCTCGGCAGCTTCGCCGTGGGGCCGCTCAACCACCAATGTGGTTCGGAGCCGGTGGAGCCCGGCAACGGTCAGGTGGCGGCGCTGATTTATACCTCGGGCACCACGGGAACGCCCAAGGGAGTCATGCTCCCCCACCGCAACATCATGTTCATCGGCGCGGTGTCGGGGGGGTTGCGCGACATCGGCTCCGGCGACGTGGCCTATGGCGTGCTGCCCATGTCCCACGTGTTCGGACTGGCCTCGGTGCTGGTGGGGACGCTGTTCGGCGGCGCCTGCCTGCACGTGGCGCCGCGCTTCGCGCCGGCCCAGGTGCTGGCCGACCTGAAAGCCGGGCTGACCATGTGGAACGGCGTGCCCGCCATGTTCGCCAAGTTCCTCGAACACATCCGCCTGACCGGCGCCAAGGTCGAGGCCCCTGCCCTTCGCTTCCTGTCGGCGGGCGGTTCGCCGCTCGATCCGGCCATCAAGGCCGAGACCGAGGCGCTGTTCGGCCAGGTGCTGAACAACGGCTACGGCCTGACCGAATCGGCGCCGACCATCTGCCAGACCCGCCTGGACGCGCCGCGCAGCGATTGCTCGGTGGGCCATGCCCTGCCCGGTGTCGAGGTCCGCATCGTCGGCGAGGGCGGCAAGGACATGCCCGACGGCCAGGTGGGCGAGTTGTGGAGCCGTGGCCCCGGCACCATGAAGGGCTACTACCGCGCCCCGGACATGACCCGCGAGGTGATCGACGCCGAGGGCTGGCTCAATACCGGCGACTTCGCGCGCCGCGATCCCGACGGGGCCCTGTTCATCGTCGGGCGTGCCAAGGAGCTGATCATCCGCTCGGGCTTCAACGTCTATCCCGCCGAGGTGGAGGCGGTGTTCAACGCCCATCCCCTGGTCACCCATTCCGCCGTGGTCGGCCGCCCGGCCGCCGATGGCAACGAGGAAGTGGTGGCCTTCGTCCAGGTGGCGCCGGGCACCGAGCTCGGCTCCGCCGAACTGACCGAGTGGGCCGCCGCCCGCCTCGCCCCCTACAAGCGCCCGGGCGAAGTGGTGGTGGTCGGCCACCTGCCCGCCGGAGCCACGGGAAAAATCCTGAAGAACCGCCTCGCCGAGGCGGCAAGAAACCACGCTTACGACACGCTATAA
- a CDS encoding branched-chain amino acid ABC transporter permease: protein MLELTLQSLFSGVLSGAYYALIALGLALVFGTMRVINLAHGELVLLGAYISYTAEEKLGLDPLASLPLALAVVVGTAILVYYLVSLIKKDRELNSLILTFGIGVILTNAVLMIWSADIHSATTPWYHDATILFDTLFAMQAELVFAGFGIALVGAVWWWLEKSWYGRALRAVASNRDAAKLMGVNPQLTEILSFAVSGVLATVAGIAIYTAKVIQPAMGHHLTVKAFIITVLAGMGSVPGVLLGAVLLGIVESLTVTMASSALQELAGMVLFLVVLLLMPSGLFGRAKRRG, encoded by the coding sequence ATGCTTGAACTTACCCTTCAATCCCTGTTTTCCGGCGTGCTGTCGGGGGCGTATTACGCCCTGATCGCCCTGGGTCTCGCCCTGGTGTTCGGCACCATGCGGGTCATCAACCTCGCCCATGGCGAGCTGGTGCTGCTGGGCGCCTATATCAGCTATACCGCCGAGGAGAAGCTGGGCCTCGATCCCCTGGCCTCACTGCCCCTGGCGCTGGCCGTGGTGGTGGGGACCGCCATCCTGGTCTATTACCTGGTCAGCCTGATCAAGAAGGACCGCGAGCTGAACTCGCTGATCCTCACCTTCGGCATCGGAGTGATCCTCACCAATGCGGTGCTGATGATCTGGTCGGCGGACATCCATTCCGCCACCACGCCGTGGTACCACGACGCCACCATCCTGTTCGACACCCTGTTCGCCATGCAGGCCGAGCTGGTGTTCGCCGGCTTCGGCATCGCCCTGGTGGGCGCCGTGTGGTGGTGGCTGGAAAAGAGCTGGTACGGCCGGGCCTTGCGCGCCGTGGCGTCCAACCGCGACGCCGCCAAGCTGATGGGTGTCAACCCGCAATTGACGGAGATCCTGTCCTTCGCGGTGTCGGGCGTGCTGGCCACGGTGGCGGGCATCGCCATCTACACCGCCAAGGTGATCCAGCCCGCCATGGGCCATCACCTGACGGTCAAGGCCTTCATCATCACCGTGCTGGCCGGCATGGGCTCGGTGCCCGGTGTCCTGCTGGGCGCCGTGCTGCTGGGCATCGTGGAAAGCCTCACCGTCACCATGGCCTCGTCGGCGCTGCAGGAACTGGCCGGCATGGTCCTGTTCCTGGTGGTGCTGCTGTTGATGCCGTCCGGCCTGTTCGGCCGCGCCAAGCGGCGGGGGTAA
- a CDS encoding branched-chain amino acid ABC transporter permease — MTSWIKIAAFLAFSYIAVPLALGSNAYVIGLLVAALTIGGIAVAWALLGNLGGMVSFGHAAFFGVGAYVSALLTLRGGWPVFPAMLVAGLGAAIASVATMPALRLRGPYFALAILAYAEIFRILATELKPITGGAAGLLSIPRLPNVLGLDFGTKLGGYFVILTIVVAAMAAYHLIRRSPYGLALKAMHDSEDATRVVGVNSTLLKAWMLVVSAFITGMVGAFNAHYINFLEPDYAFAGQWTTLAIVSAIFGGYRTVSGPLVGAVVVYLVDQLAFKPILPQGHQIVLGVLLGAMILFSPGGLMPMLMAKLSRKEGHAHAA, encoded by the coding sequence ATGACGTCCTGGATCAAGATCGCCGCCTTCCTGGCGTTTTCCTACATCGCCGTGCCGCTGGCGCTGGGCTCCAACGCCTATGTCATCGGCCTGCTCGTCGCGGCGCTGACCATCGGCGGCATCGCCGTGGCCTGGGCCCTGCTGGGCAATCTGGGCGGCATGGTCAGCTTCGGCCACGCCGCCTTCTTCGGAGTGGGCGCCTATGTCTCGGCCCTGCTGACCCTGCGGGGCGGCTGGCCGGTGTTTCCGGCCATGCTGGTCGCCGGTCTGGGCGCGGCTATCGCCTCGGTGGCGACCATGCCGGCGCTGAGGCTGCGCGGCCCCTACTTTGCCCTGGCCATCCTGGCCTATGCCGAGATCTTCCGCATCCTGGCCACCGAGTTGAAGCCCATCACCGGCGGCGCGGCAGGGCTGTTGTCCATCCCCCGCCTGCCCAACGTGCTGGGCCTGGATTTCGGCACCAAGCTGGGTGGCTATTTCGTCATCCTCACCATCGTGGTGGCGGCCATGGCGGCCTATCACCTGATCCGCCGCAGCCCTTACGGCCTGGCCCTGAAGGCCATGCACGACAGCGAGGACGCCACCCGCGTGGTGGGCGTCAACTCCACCCTGCTCAAGGCCTGGATGCTGGTGGTGTCGGCCTTCATCACCGGCATGGTCGGCGCCTTCAACGCCCATTACATCAACTTCCTCGAGCCCGATTACGCCTTCGCCGGGCAGTGGACGACCCTGGCCATCGTCTCGGCCATCTTCGGCGGCTACCGCACGGTGAGCGGGCCGCTGGTGGGCGCCGTGGTGGTCTATCTGGTGGACCAGCTGGCCTTCAAGCCCATCCTGCCCCAGGGCCACCAGATCGTGCTGGGCGTGCTGCTGGGCGCCATGATCCTGTTCAGCCCGGGCGGATTGATGCCCATGCTGATGGCCAAACTGTCGCGCAAGGAGGGCCACGCCCATGCTGCTTGA